Proteins encoded together in one Marinithermus hydrothermalis DSM 14884 window:
- a CDS encoding hydroxymethylglutaryl-CoA lyase has translation MAEVRWVECPRDAWQGFKTFIPTAEKVAFLKSLLEAGFRCLDLTSFVSPKWVPQMRDGQAVLEALPAPEGREYLAIIANEKGLERALNAPNLTAVGYPFSVSETFQKKNTNRSIEASWPLVDRVLEATAGRLDLVIYLSMGFGNPYGDPWSPEKVVEFVGRLRERGVHRIAIADTYGVATPEVIQKTLEAVVQAFGPEGIGAHLHARPEGVVAKVDAVLAAGVRWLEGALAGIGGCPFAGDALVGNLATEVVLPHLARQGFEAGVQLEALPALAERAAQLRAVYA, from the coding sequence GTGGCCGAGGTGCGTTGGGTGGAGTGTCCCCGCGACGCCTGGCAGGGGTTCAAGACCTTCATCCCCACCGCGGAGAAGGTGGCCTTCCTCAAGAGCCTCTTGGAGGCCGGGTTCCGCTGCTTGGACCTGACCAGCTTCGTCTCGCCCAAGTGGGTGCCCCAGATGCGGGACGGTCAAGCGGTGCTCGAGGCCCTCCCCGCCCCCGAAGGGCGCGAGTACCTCGCGATCATCGCGAACGAGAAGGGCCTCGAGCGGGCCCTCAACGCCCCGAACCTCACCGCGGTAGGGTACCCCTTCTCCGTCAGCGAGACCTTCCAGAAGAAGAACACCAACCGCTCCATCGAGGCCTCCTGGCCCCTCGTGGACCGTGTCCTCGAGGCCACCGCGGGTCGGCTGGACCTGGTGATCTACCTCTCCATGGGCTTCGGGAACCCTTACGGGGACCCCTGGAGCCCGGAGAAGGTGGTGGAGTTCGTGGGGCGGTTGCGGGAGCGCGGGGTGCACCGCATCGCGATCGCGGACACCTACGGCGTGGCCACGCCGGAGGTCATCCAGAAGACCCTCGAGGCCGTGGTGCAGGCCTTCGGTCCCGAAGGGATCGGCGCGCACCTCCACGCGCGCCCCGAGGGGGTGGTGGCCAAGGTGGACGCGGTCCTTGCGGCGGGGGTGCGCTGGCTCGAGGGGGCCCTCGCGGGGATCGGCGGGTGCCCGTTCGCGGGGGACGCGCTCGTGGGGAACCTCGCCACGGAGGTCGTGCTGCCGCACCTCGCGCGTCAGGGCTTCGAGGCCGGGGTGCAGCTCGAGGCCCTGCCCGCGCTGGCGGAGCGCGCGGCCCAGCTGCGGGCGGTTTACGCGTAA
- the rpe gene encoding ribulose-phosphate 3-epimerase: MMKIEIAPSILSADFARLGEEVREAEAAGADRIHVDVMDGRFVPNLTMGVVVVEALRRVTRLPLEVHLMIVEPERFLEAFARAGADLLIVHPEATPHAHRAIQQIKELGVRAGLAVNPATPLAWFEDLLPELDQALLMTVNPGFGGQRFLEQSLPRLERLRAMRDRLNPACRIEVDGGINPETAPRVVQAGAEVLVAGSSVFNARASVAENLNALRRSLAPQG; the protein is encoded by the coding sequence ATGATGAAGATCGAGATCGCTCCTTCCATCCTCTCCGCGGACTTCGCGCGGCTCGGCGAAGAGGTGCGCGAAGCCGAAGCGGCCGGAGCGGACCGGATCCACGTGGACGTGATGGACGGCCGGTTCGTTCCCAACCTCACCATGGGCGTCGTGGTGGTGGAGGCCCTGCGGCGCGTCACCCGGTTGCCCCTCGAGGTGCACCTCATGATCGTGGAGCCCGAGCGCTTCCTCGAGGCCTTCGCCCGTGCCGGCGCGGACCTGTTGATCGTGCACCCCGAGGCTACCCCGCACGCGCACCGGGCCATCCAACAAATCAAGGAGCTCGGGGTCCGGGCGGGCCTCGCGGTGAACCCCGCCACGCCCCTTGCGTGGTTCGAGGACCTCCTCCCCGAGCTGGATCAGGCGCTTTTGATGACGGTAAACCCAGGGTTCGGGGGCCAACGCTTCCTCGAGCAGAGCCTTCCCCGCCTCGAGCGGCTCCGCGCGATGCGGGACCGGCTCAACCCCGCCTGTCGGATCGAGGTGGACGGCGGCATCAACCCCGAGACCGCCCCCCGCGTGGTCCAGGCCGGGGCGGAGGTGCTGGTGGCGGGCTCGAGTGTGTTCAATGCGCGGGCCAGCGTGGCCGAGAACCTGAACGCCTTACGGAGGAGCCTTGCGCCTCAGGGTTGA
- a CDS encoding ABC transporter ATP-binding protein: MLRAEGIRHAYPGVRLFDDLELRLAPGEVRVVLGPSGSGKTTLIHLLAGILRVQEGRLYWGEVEVTRLGEERLARLRRRYVGLVFQHHYLLPELTALENVVLPGLIAGTPDWDWGRALLERVGLGARQHQRPAALSGGERQRVAVARAVYNRPRLVLADEPTGALDRENAWRVYALLLELAREVRSAVLLATHDEALARDVPVYRLEGGRLLVGLTSS, translated from the coding sequence GTGCTTAGGGCTGAGGGGATTCGACACGCCTACCCTGGGGTTCGGCTCTTTGATGACCTCGAGCTCCGCCTCGCGCCGGGGGAGGTGCGGGTGGTGCTGGGGCCTTCCGGATCAGGGAAGACCACGCTGATTCACCTCCTGGCGGGAATTCTGCGCGTGCAGGAGGGGCGCTTGTACTGGGGAGAAGTGGAGGTCACGCGGCTTGGGGAGGAACGCCTCGCTCGCCTGAGGCGGCGGTACGTGGGGCTGGTCTTCCAGCACCACTACCTGCTCCCCGAACTCACCGCCCTGGAGAACGTCGTGCTGCCCGGTTTGATCGCGGGCACGCCGGACTGGGACTGGGGCCGGGCGCTTTTGGAGCGCGTGGGGCTCGGTGCAAGGCAGCACCAGCGCCCCGCGGCCCTCTCCGGTGGGGAGCGGCAGCGGGTCGCGGTCGCCCGCGCGGTGTACAACCGCCCCCGGCTGGTCCTCGCGGATGAACCTACGGGCGCCCTCGACCGAGAGAACGCCTGGCGGGTGTACGCCTTGTTGCTCGAGCTGGCCCGTGAGGTGCGGAGCGCGGTTCTCCTCGCCACGCACGACGAGGCCCTGGCCCGGGAC
- a CDS encoding 2-phosphosulfolactate phosphatase gives MRLRVELAPRAEMTFPDVVIVVDVIRATTTAVAFLEAGARTVHFTASPEAARAFRTRGALVAGEVGGLPPEGFDLGNSPREALAAPVRGREVAMSTTNGTRAAILAAQTARHVLLGSLYNAPAAARLARALAREEVAVLCAGKEGQPGLDDTYTAGVIAELLRAEGPLSPNDGAWIAFATREAYPTPLEALRRSAAAAALERVGLEADVPFCAQIGGSALVPVLKGQALDALAFVPYA, from the coding sequence TTGCGCCTCAGGGTTGAGCTCGCTCCTCGCGCAGAAATGACCTTTCCCGACGTGGTCATCGTGGTGGACGTGATCCGCGCCACCACCACGGCCGTGGCCTTCCTCGAGGCGGGCGCTCGGACCGTGCACTTCACCGCCAGCCCCGAGGCCGCCCGGGCCTTCCGGACGCGCGGCGCGCTCGTCGCGGGCGAGGTGGGCGGCCTGCCCCCCGAGGGGTTCGACCTGGGGAACAGCCCGCGCGAGGCCCTGGCCGCGCCTGTGCGCGGCCGGGAGGTGGCGATGAGCACCACGAACGGCACCCGCGCGGCTATCCTCGCCGCCCAAACCGCGCGGCACGTGCTCTTGGGATCCCTCTACAACGCGCCGGCCGCCGCTCGCCTCGCGCGCGCCCTGGCGCGCGAGGAGGTCGCGGTGCTGTGCGCGGGCAAGGAGGGCCAGCCGGGCCTGGACGACACCTACACCGCGGGAGTCATCGCCGAGCTACTCCGTGCTGAGGGCCCGCTCTCACCGAACGACGGGGCTTGGATCGCCTTCGCTACGCGCGAGGCCTACCCCACCCCGCTCGAGGCCCTGCGGCGCTCCGCCGCCGCGGCGGCACTCGAGCGGGTGGGGCTCGAGGCGGACGTGCCGTTCTGCGCGCAGATCGGGGGTTCGGCGCTGGTGCCGGTGCTCAAAGGACAGGCCCTCGACGCGCTGGCCTTCGTCCCTTACGCGTAA
- a CDS encoding Crp/Fnr family transcriptional regulator, whose amino-acid sequence MLADTNILAQSPLFEGVPPGALEIAREAFQTLSYAAGKKVFEAGDPGEALYIVQSGRIKIYRTNLDGKEKVLAYLNPGDLFGEMSLVEEIPRSATALALEDTVLLALYRQEYYGLTRRYPEVAHNLARILARRLREMNLEVEVLSFEEARGRVAYALLKLYRHRYGEQSPQGWRVPATHQELALMAGTSRETVTRVLHALRDEAILRLLPGTVEILDTAALEEVLYGLR is encoded by the coding sequence ATGCTCGCCGATACGAACATCCTCGCCCAAAGCCCCTTGTTCGAGGGCGTGCCCCCCGGTGCCTTGGAGATCGCGCGTGAGGCGTTCCAGACGCTGAGCTACGCGGCGGGCAAGAAGGTGTTCGAGGCCGGGGATCCCGGAGAAGCCCTGTATATCGTGCAGTCCGGGCGGATCAAGATCTACCGCACGAACCTGGACGGCAAGGAGAAGGTGCTGGCGTACCTGAACCCCGGGGATTTGTTCGGGGAGATGAGCCTGGTGGAGGAGATCCCCCGCAGCGCGACCGCCCTCGCGCTGGAAGACACGGTGCTGCTCGCCCTGTACCGGCAGGAGTACTACGGCCTGACGCGGCGGTACCCCGAGGTTGCCCATAACCTCGCCCGGATCCTCGCGCGCCGGCTGCGCGAGATGAACCTCGAGGTGGAGGTCCTCTCCTTCGAGGAGGCCCGCGGGCGGGTGGCGTACGCGCTCCTCAAGCTCTACCGGCACCGGTACGGCGAGCAAAGCCCCCAGGGGTGGCGGGTACCCGCGACGCACCAGGAGCTCGCACTCATGGCGGGCACGAGCCGCGAAACGGTCACCCGCGTGCTGCACGCCCTGAGGGACGAGGCCATCCTCCGGTTGCTGCCGGGAACGGTAGAGATTCTGGACACGGCGGCGCTCGAAGAGGTCCTGTACGGTCTGCGATGA